One window from the genome of Streptomyces sp. NBC_00091 encodes:
- a CDS encoding SDR family oxidoreductase: MRRTPSRAPRPEPLSRLSSRPTGRPGTSGRPFAGCVRPCADALAPRQASVSWPAGGGGLPPASSAAAGTSAGSWAAPWDLRPLGWSTHPPAVAVRHPGLILAPANRQRGRNRTRSAGPLPFRHRLHAGWRPGRGDPAERPSRIADPREMGKAAVFLSSDASSFITGVELLADGGMAQV; the protein is encoded by the coding sequence GTGAGGCGTACCCCCAGCCGCGCACCGCGGCCAGAGCCTCTGTCCCGGCTTTCTTCCCGGCCCACTGGTCGGCCCGGTACGTCAGGCCGACCGTTCGCCGGTTGCGTACGACCATGCGCGGACGCTCTCGCACCGCGGCAGGCCTCGGTTTCGTGGCCGGCTGGGGGCGGGGGGCTTCCACCGGCTTCTTCTGCGGCGGCGGGGACTTCGGCGGGTAGCTGGGCGGCACCTTGGGACCTCCGGCCTCTGGGGTGGTCAACTCATCCTCCCGCTGTCGCAGTTCGGCACCCTGGCCTCATCCTGGCACCCGCGAACCGACAGCGAGGGCGAAACCGTACACGGTCGGCTGGGCCCCTACCCTTTCGCCACCGCCTCCACGCCGGCTGGCGCCCGGGAAGGGGCGACCCCGCTGAACGCCCCTCCCGGATCGCCGACCCCCGCGAGATGGGCAAGGCCGCGGTCTTCCTCTCCAGCGACGCCTCCAGCTTCATCACCGGCGTCGAACTCCTCGCGGACGGCGGCATGGCCCAGGTGTGA